GTGGCCGGTTCAAAACTAGAGGAAAGCGATGTCTGTGCAGCGTTAAGTTTGTTTCTTCCGGAGACCTACGGTCCTCTCATGACCGATTTGGAAAACCTACCCGAAAGTGAACTAACTATGAGCTGATGGAAATCAGTTTGTTGAGCGATGGAGCTAAGCGTTTGGATCGACTGTATAGTAATGAAGAAAAGCCTACTCCGTGAACTACAAGTTCTCTGAGAAATGTCATGGCTGTGGTAAGCAAGGTCATATGAAGAAGGACTGTTGGAAGAAGACGAACGCCAACGTTGCTAATGTGTTCAAATCCATTGTGTACATGGCGGATGATGCTTGAATAAAGAAACCTATCTGGTGAAAAGCTTGAATTCCTGCTGGATTCAGAGGCCAGTGAACACATGGTCAATTCGAAGCAGCATTTTGTATCAATGAAAGCCTTGAAGCAACCAGTTAACGTAACGAAAACTGGAGAATCTCTCGTGACCAAAAAAGCAGCAGTCATCAGTGGAACAAATAATCGTGGCATACAGATGATTGCAAAAGATGTCCTATATATTCCAACGCTTTAAGAAAATCTCTTGTCTGTAAAGAAGCTTACCAAGGCTGGTGTGGAAGTTTACTTCAAAAATAAGGAAGCAACTTTGAAGTTGAATGGCGCAACGATTGCGACATCGAGTCAGCGTAAAGTAGTAAATCTGTATGGTTTAGAGATGATCCATTCTGCAAATGCAATTATGACAGAATTGGAATGCGTTGACCTCCGGCATCGTCGTGTAGGACACATGAGTAAAGGTGGCATGAATACTCTGATCCGTGAGAACTTGGAACTTGGTGTGCAATTCAAACCGGAGAAGCTCAAGTTTTGTGAAGTGTGTGTTCTGGCAAAGCACTGTCGTGAACCATTCAACAGTGCGGAAAACAGAGCAAATCGATTGTTGGAACGTATTCGTAAGTTAGAGAAAAATGTACAACGaacaagaggaagaagaagaagatgtcgctgaggaagaagaagagtaCGAACAACCTGTTGTAGAAAATGTCCCGGGTGAACTGTTACGTCAAGCAGAAGAAGTCCTACGGATAGATGACTTCGAAGATGTAGTGGATACAGATGACTCCGCACTCCCTTCGTATTTAGATCAGGACTTGTCTTCTGATTCTCATGACAAGCAGTTCAAGTGGCGCAGCGAACGGGAGTTTTCCTACTCGAGATGATGATCTTTGGTATCAGTCTGTGCATTATGACAAAGGACGACACGTTAAGTATAAACCGCgcttggtaaaaaaaaagattctagCAGTCACCTACGGAGGATCACTGGATTTGTCAACGACGGCGCTCGACCATGAGCGGTTTAGAGGAATCCCGAAGCAGACCAAGTAAGtacaattatttttgattaacTTAAAATGTTTAGTTTTCGTTTTCGGACAACTGCCAAACtcctaataaaaaaaatgtcctcAAAATTAATAAAGGCGTAACAGATGACTAATTTACCAAGCATTGACTGTTTAAAAGTTATAAATTTGAAGTATGAGTTACAATTGATTCGCAGCTCTCAAAATAATAtaaagtttttatttgctgaagaacggccatgccatATGTctaaaaatatatgtaaatgTAATTCAATGTCAAAATACATGTATGTTAGCAAAGAATGAACTAACAATTATTTAACTCGGTTCACTTTTAATCACTGTTGGACGCAATTGTCTTCTGTATCCAGCTATGATAGTAAGAAATGCGTGTCTGAATATCAGGTAATCCCATTGCGCATTGGTTGTCTTTCGGCAAAACCGCCTTAACTAAGCCGACCAGTTTTCCCTTCCATATCAGCGGACTGCCAGAATCACCCTAATTAATGCAAACGAATAGTAAAACATTCTTCAAGCACAAAAGCAGGATAAGCAGGACTTACATCACACGTTCCTTgacctcttttttttaaagtgcaCATATTGTTTTCGCTGAGCTTGTTTGGCCATTCTGTCGCTTTAGCTATAATGTCGCGACAACGATCAAGTGCAACGTGGCGCACATCGAGGGTTTGAAGTTTTCCCGTTAATGTCGCATTATTTATTAGTCCCCAGCCGGTAACTGTAAGGATAGCATAATCGGGAACTTTTTCCGCCGAATAGGCAATACTTCGTACACGCTTGCTGAACTTCAGTGGAACAGCCAGACGAAGCAATGCAATGTCGTCCGAATTGAGCGATGTAATTGGCTGCGATCTGCAAAGTAAGTAGTTCGATTTGGGCAGCTAAGATATATTTCACTTACGGATATATTTCTTACTTGTTGTAAGGAATAGCACGATCTACGCCGTACTCGGTGCCACCATTTTTCCAATTATTAGTTCCAACCACAACGCGTGTCTCGTTTAGATTTACGCTAATTTAATCGATaataacaaacacattttgttACGTGGTTTAGTACCCTTTTAACCATTACCGCTACTTACGGTAATAGGCAGTGAGCTGCAGTCAGTATCCAGCGGTCACCTACGATTGATCCACCACAAAAATGGAAGCGGCGCAGTTGTAACGAAACTTGATAAGGTGCGGCCCCTTCCTTGGCGTCATTTCCTCCGAAAATGTACTCGGCAGCGAACGATGGACTACACACAATTCTACCGCAAACATGAGCTAATAAAAGTACTACAATGGTTCGTGCGTGCATCGTCATTCTGTTTCAAACTCGCAAACTACTTCTCACCACAAACTGTGATTGTCACTGACCGTTTTCAAAAGAAATGTGACGAAtatatacctttttttctgccaaTGTTATGGAACATAATGCAACTATTTTTTATGGTACACTTTATAGCACTTTCAAACATGTAGGAGGAAcctttgtgttttgtaaatggaacaatacaaatttaaaaattattgaaaacaattaaCCATGCAGTTAGCACAATGTTTAACGTACTACAATGCTGCACGTAGAATTTTATTGCGTTTCTTGAATAAGATCGCAAATCATTGTGCCGAAGAGGTTAATAAGTTTTGTACAAGTAGGATAGTGCGGCTAAGTTAAGTGTGCTGAGCTCAgcttataataaattatttctagTTGATCCTACCATTTAGTgaacttttgcttctttcctgAAATATGTCTTTTTGGAACATGGTGTCGGGGCGTATTCTGGCAAAAGTGAGTGTCCTTATTTGCTTCTATAATATAGCagaaccattttccatcacttGAGTAACACACATTGAGAATTCCATCTGCAGCGCCTTACTCGAAAGCAGAGGCGGATGAAGCGGTACGCAAAGTAAGCGGCCGCTGGGGGCCTCGAGCTGATAGGGGGCCTCGAAGCAGTGATTGTACCTAATATTTTCTTGGAGGGGCCTCGAAAGACGGCAGAACACACGTAACGGAGCCCGAGCAGAAGTCCACCAAGCCAACTATTTATAGGGAACATTGATTGCTCATCCCTGTGCGACAAAATATTACAGGTATTGTAGACATTCTAAATCATTCCATGCTGTTTTATGTTGTCAGAATACATAAGGCAATTTCTAGCATGTTTCTAGCAAAATTAAGCGAAATTGGTCTACGAAAACCCTTCCCCCAAGAATCGATGCCAATTAAAAAAGTCACAGCAAAACCTTAGTGCGACATTCGGTAAACTTCAGGATGACTAAACTACCATTCCCCTTAGGGCCTCCGGGCAGCTTTATTCACCATTGAGTACATCAGAGGACACCTTTGGGATACTGTAACAAAAGATTGGTACAGACACTGTACATAATTGACTTCGTATGAAACGGCCAACCAGATACGACCAATCTACCATCTTACTTCCACTTAACTCTTTGGTGATCTTTGCTAacgaaatttagaaaatttatacTTTGAAAAGTCGCCTTAATATCATTGTCATTATCCATATTGCGGACGCATCTAGAAGTGAATTCCACTATCaggaatgatgatgatatcaGGAATGACATTGAGTACAGACTTAGCGATAGCGTTTAGACAGAATAGTTAAGCTGGAATCGATTGAATACTGGAGAGCGTTGGCAATAATTTCATCCGTAACAGGAATGGGTGGCGACATACTAGATTCACTAGATATCGTTGATTGCTCAACAGGAAGCTAGTGTGCtgaattgaaaatattcattctttatttttatttcttaaaattatttttcttcctccgaGGTACTACAACTTCTAGAGGCCTCGTCTTACCATTGTTTGCTTACTCTAACTTTATTTATCCATAGCAGGATATTCAATCTTGCATATGTGGGTACCAGATGTTTGAATAAATAACTTGATTGACATGGCACACCTCGAAATACCCCAATTTGCTAACCCTAATTTACTGGACTGCCAGTCTGCCAGACTGCCAGATTAATTTTGAAAGTTTGCTGCATGTGTGCATCTTTCGGCATCGTTGCAAAccaatgttttgcaaatttatcATTTGGGGTTTCTTTGGTATTTCTCCATTACATTTACAAAGCCCCATCCAGCCACTGTTACAGTAGTATTTATTGGAACGATCTCTTTGGTTAGTTTAATCTTTTGAATACCACTCCCCTACGCCAGCAGATATAGGTGTTGAGGCGAAGTAGCGCAATATTCTCTAATTTTGAATCGACATATCTGTAGCAATTATGTTCAAATAGATTTAGTGCGATATTTGAAATACGATGCTACAATCAAGCTACTTACCTCTCAAATGGTATAACACGATCGACAGCGTAATGTATACCGCCTTTGGATACAATGTTCGTTCCGTACAGTACAGACTAGTACAGACAAAATTTTTCACGTGCTAGTTGGAAAGAACGTTTCTACTCCCCAATAATGAACTAACAGCAAACGAACTACAAACAATCTGTACAACATCATCATGTCCACGTCCAACATGTCCATGTCCAACATCACGTTGTTGTAGAGAACTACTTGCACACTAAACAATGACAGGTGTATTATAATGCTAAAATATTTTCGAGTGTTTCTCAACGCTTGAGCTGTGAGCTTTTTAATTGAACATTCCCAATTCCCGAATAATTGCTACTAAAAAGTATAAACGTAATGTCTTTCCCTCCCACCCGCAGAAACACCGAGAATAGCGATAAGGAATgtaaatgttaaatatttttaatgttttgtcacACACCACACGAGAAAATGGATAATACCAATGGataatatatttcaattataTATTAATCCATTATCGTGTTCTCATTATATTCTATCTCATGATTTTgatacacaacacacacacacacagaatcgATCATAGTTTTCGCTCAATTATTTATAATCCTCATTCTAATATACAACTGTTTCCGTTGAgtgtttacttgtttttttgtttgttttcacttgtTCTCCtcatgttgtttttgtgtagtGAAATAGAGTTTTGCGAGTTGAATGCTTTTCTTGGTGGCCATCATTATAATAACTTTCCTCATATCATAGGTGTAGCACAAATGTGTTGCTGAATTTGTTGCATCTCTCGCATTGGTAAATTAGTTTACCAGTTCCGCGTACTATTCACGTTCATGCCCCTTCCCTATCCGATGCAAACACATCGGTTTGTCGCATCATTTCAGTGCATTCGGTTCCTTTTCAcaaagttattttaaattccatTTGTCCTACCAATTCGCGAAAGAGTTGTATGCATTGTGAGCTGTTGTAAGTGTATGCGATTTATCTTTATATTTGCAGCTATTCAAGAATCGAGTTATAAGTGTATCTGTGCTCTTTACTGTGTGGCCGATTTGGTGCTCGTGTAAACGTTCCAGATTTTCCG
The DNA window shown above is from Anopheles funestus chromosome 3RL, idAnoFuneDA-416_04, whole genome shotgun sequence and carries:
- the LOC125771900 gene encoding chymotrypsin-2-like is translated as MTMHARTIVVLLLAHVCGRIVCSPSFAAEYIFGGNDAKEGAAPYQVSLQLRRFHFCGGSIVGDRWILTAAHCLLPVNLNETRVVVGTNNWKNGGTEYGVDRAIPYNKSQPITSLNSDDIALLRLAVPLKFSKRVRSIAYSAEKVPDYAILTVTGWGLINNATLTGKLQTLDVRHVALDRCRDIIAKATEWPNKLSENNMCTLKKRGQGTCDGDSGSPLIWKGKLVGLVKAVLPKDNQCAMGLPDIQTRISYYHSWIQKTIASNSD